Proteins found in one Sorghum bicolor cultivar BTx623 chromosome 1, Sorghum_bicolor_NCBIv3, whole genome shotgun sequence genomic segment:
- the LOC110433127 gene encoding non-symbiotic hemoglobin isoform X2 — protein MALAEGNNGAVVFSEEQEALVLKSWAVMKKDSANLGLRFFLKVFEIAPSAKQMFSFLRDSDVPLEKNPKLKTHAMSVFVMTCEAAAQLRKAGKVTVRETTLKRLGATHLKYGVADGHFEASQRATGPRAPIVSSPLFLTWKRLHA, from the exons ATGGCGCTCGCGGAGGGGAACAACGGCGCGGTCGTCTTCAGCGAGGAGCAGGAGGCGCTGGTGCTCAAGTCGTGGGCCGTCATGAAGAAGGACTCCGCCAACCTGGGCCTCCGCTTCTTCCTCAA GGTCTTCGAGATCGCGCCGTCGGCGAAGCAGATGTTCTCGTTCCTGCGCGACTCCGACGTGCCGCTAGAGAAGAACCCTAAGCTCAAGACGCATGCCATGTCCGTCTTTGTCATG ACTTGCGAGGCGGCGGCGCAGCTTCGCAAGGCCGGGAAGGTCACAGTGAGGGAGACCACGCTCAAGAGGCTGGGCGCCACGCACTTGAAGTACGGCGTCGCAGATGGCCACTTTGAGGCAAGTCAACGTGCAACCGGGCCTAGGGCCCCAATTGTCAGTTCACCTTTATTCCTGACTTGGAAAAGACT GCACGCTTGA
- the LOC110433127 gene encoding non-symbiotic hemoglobin isoform X1 gives MALAEGNNGAVVFSEEQEALVLKSWAVMKKDSANLGLRFFLKVFEIAPSAKQMFSFLRDSDVPLEKNPKLKTHAMSVFVMTCEAAAQLRKAGKVTVRETTLKRLGATHLKYGVADGHFEVTGFALLETIKEALPADMWSLEMKKAWSEAYNQLVAAIKQEMKPDA, from the exons ATGGCGCTCGCGGAGGGGAACAACGGCGCGGTCGTCTTCAGCGAGGAGCAGGAGGCGCTGGTGCTCAAGTCGTGGGCCGTCATGAAGAAGGACTCCGCCAACCTGGGCCTCCGCTTCTTCCTCAA GGTCTTCGAGATCGCGCCGTCGGCGAAGCAGATGTTCTCGTTCCTGCGCGACTCCGACGTGCCGCTAGAGAAGAACCCTAAGCTCAAGACGCATGCCATGTCCGTCTTTGTCATG ACTTGCGAGGCGGCGGCGCAGCTTCGCAAGGCCGGGAAGGTCACAGTGAGGGAGACCACGCTCAAGAGGCTGGGCGCCACGCACTTGAAGTACGGCGTCGCAGATGGCCACTTTGAG GTGACGGGGTTCGCGCTGCTTGAGACGATCAAGGAGGCGCTCCCCGCTGACATGTGGAGCCTCGAGATGAAGAAAGCCTGGAGCGAGGCTTACAACCAGCTGGTGGCGGCCATCAAGCAAGAGATGAAACCTGATGCCTAG